A single genomic interval of Brevibacillus brevis harbors:
- the yunB gene encoding sporulation protein YunB, translating to MRLRRGGWKRRRRRIFAGLLLIIVVLITLFIIVERRVEPTLMLIAQAKAEQVAKLAITDAVTKRMSQQGLDVNEVVIMEKDENGSIKAVNFNFKEYSRIVGETTARIQNRLKEFEQEHVQTTIPLGLATKNVFLEHFGPEIPVSFVPIGAVKTKLETGLKQAGINMVLVTVYIHVEVDLRVIIPFATKQQTVTTQIPVSEALIVGKVPTYLYDNPSGKPDVPTPRNDQIPSQP from the coding sequence GTGCGCTTGAGAAGGGGAGGATGGAAAAGGCGTAGAAGGAGAATTTTCGCTGGGCTCCTACTGATTATTGTGGTATTGATCACTTTGTTTATCATTGTGGAACGCAGGGTAGAGCCGACGTTGATGCTGATTGCCCAGGCCAAGGCAGAGCAGGTCGCCAAGCTCGCCATTACCGATGCAGTCACCAAACGTATGTCCCAACAGGGCCTCGATGTCAACGAAGTCGTCATCATGGAGAAAGACGAGAATGGCAGCATCAAAGCGGTGAATTTTAATTTCAAAGAGTACTCCCGGATTGTGGGGGAAACGACAGCCCGTATTCAAAATCGTTTGAAGGAATTCGAGCAGGAGCACGTCCAGACAACGATACCGCTAGGCTTGGCTACCAAAAACGTCTTTCTGGAGCACTTTGGGCCTGAAATTCCGGTGTCGTTCGTTCCGATTGGAGCCGTCAAAACGAAGCTGGAAACAGGCCTAAAGCAAGCTGGAATCAATATGGTGCTGGTGACTGTCTACATTCACGTCGAAGTCGATTTGCGGGTCATTATCCCGTTTGCTACCAAGCAACAGACGGTCACCACACAAATACCGGTATCCGAAGCCCTGATCGTCGGAAAGGTACCGACTTATTTGTACGACAACCCGTCAGGCAAGCCCGATGTGCCGACGCCACGAAACGACCAAATCCCAAGCCAGCCGTGA
- a CDS encoding copper amine oxidase N-terminal domain-containing protein, giving the protein MKTIRTGMMTIAALAVLGTSVVSATSEPVKELSVNINGQAIAQDAIFDKGQQTVLVPLRPVAEALGFKVSWNDKEKAAEVQRGAITSYAKEGEDRYPFAKMYKTLGAEPRVLNGSTYVPVAFVDEILQAEVNVTDDTVTVVEDEIAPMRTGTITSINKSDKGYSVTLNIYESGIILHLTEDTKITDEAGKVLKPEDLKLGMAVDATTEKFMAMSLPPQTSALSITVKGGLETQDVLGTAGKVASISADKDGNYKMLVEGRGITETSQEKINLNITEKTVIINARDNKVLSPTELKKDMQVVAFYGPMMTKSLPPIGTAEKIVVE; this is encoded by the coding sequence ATGAAAACAATCCGTACAGGTATGATGACAATCGCGGCACTGGCCGTTTTGGGAACTAGCGTGGTATCTGCAACCTCCGAACCAGTAAAAGAACTTTCTGTTAATATTAACGGTCAAGCAATCGCACAAGATGCGATCTTCGATAAAGGTCAACAAACCGTTCTGGTTCCGCTTCGTCCTGTTGCTGAAGCCCTCGGTTTCAAAGTAAGCTGGAACGACAAGGAAAAAGCAGCAGAAGTGCAACGAGGCGCGATCACCAGCTACGCAAAAGAAGGAGAGGATCGTTATCCTTTCGCAAAAATGTACAAAACGCTGGGAGCAGAGCCTCGCGTACTGAATGGCAGCACCTATGTGCCAGTCGCATTCGTTGACGAAATCCTGCAAGCAGAAGTAAATGTAACTGATGATACAGTGACAGTAGTTGAGGACGAAATCGCTCCTATGCGTACAGGGACCATTACAAGCATCAACAAATCCGATAAAGGCTACTCGGTTACACTGAACATCTATGAGTCTGGCATCATCCTGCACCTGACGGAAGACACGAAAATTACAGATGAAGCTGGTAAAGTGCTGAAGCCAGAAGACTTGAAGCTGGGTATGGCCGTTGATGCTACAACCGAAAAATTCATGGCGATGAGCTTGCCGCCACAAACGAGTGCGCTCAGCATCACGGTAAAAGGCGGCCTGGAGACTCAGGACGTCCTGGGAACTGCGGGTAAAGTAGCGAGCATCTCTGCTGACAAAGATGGCAACTACAAAATGCTTGTAGAGGGTCGCGGTATTACCGAAACCTCCCAAGAAAAAATCAACCTGAACATTACGGAGAAAACAGTGATCATCAATGCGCGAGACAACAAAGTACTCTCGCCAACTGAGCTGAAAAAGGATATGCAAGTAGTAGCCTTCTACGGCCCAATGATGACGAAAAGCCTGCCGCCTATCGGCACTGCTGAAAAAATCGTAGTAGAGTAA
- a CDS encoding histidine kinase — protein sequence MGTSSEVLSLMQSIFANASDAILVIDNEGRIVKANAALEQMTGWTEEELIRDKHICELCLGMATCMEETSCTDCFFKRVQMPSFEMRLRTKSGVDYPVAASSARLEDESQGKLVMILRDMSAQQRVEKERYQYKLTNFAIQAQEEERKRIARELHDGVGQALYSILVGLNVVRQRELSEPVMQHVTELVNMTSKAMEEVKRMALELRPSALDDLGLLPALRSLMKRVEKTFHIQVELHVQGEKRRYSAAMETALYRIVQEAMTNTAKYAKASHLGIMFENREKEIVVTIVDDGVGFEVEKTLNIGKGLGVFGMKERAQLLGGTVDIRSAPEEGTTVIVRIPVPKEGVEDDHSRLDR from the coding sequence ATGGGTACGTCGAGTGAAGTGCTTTCCCTGATGCAGTCCATCTTTGCCAACGCTAGCGATGCGATCCTGGTAATTGATAATGAGGGACGAATCGTAAAGGCCAATGCTGCGTTGGAGCAGATGACGGGCTGGACAGAAGAAGAGCTGATTCGGGATAAACATATTTGCGAGCTGTGTCTCGGAATGGCAACGTGTATGGAAGAAACGAGCTGCACGGATTGCTTTTTTAAGCGCGTGCAAATGCCTTCATTCGAGATGAGGCTCCGAACGAAATCAGGTGTGGATTACCCTGTCGCAGCCAGCTCTGCGAGACTAGAGGATGAATCGCAGGGGAAGCTGGTCATGATTTTGCGTGATATGTCTGCGCAACAGCGAGTGGAAAAAGAGCGCTACCAGTACAAGCTGACGAATTTTGCGATCCAAGCACAAGAAGAAGAACGAAAGCGCATCGCCCGGGAGCTGCATGATGGCGTAGGGCAGGCGCTTTATAGTATTTTAGTGGGACTAAACGTAGTTAGACAACGAGAATTGAGCGAGCCGGTTATGCAGCATGTCACGGAATTGGTGAATATGACTTCCAAGGCGATGGAGGAAGTGAAGCGCATGGCGCTAGAGCTGCGCCCATCTGCACTGGATGATCTCGGTTTACTGCCTGCATTACGTTCGTTGATGAAACGGGTGGAAAAGACGTTTCATATCCAGGTGGAGCTGCATGTTCAGGGGGAGAAACGCAGATACTCTGCTGCGATGGAAACAGCGCTGTACCGGATTGTGCAGGAAGCCATGACCAATACGGCAAAATACGCAAAGGCGAGCCATCTGGGAATCATGTTCGAGAATAGGGAGAAGGAAATTGTCGTCACGATTGTAGATGACGGCGTAGGGTTTGAAGTAGAGAAAACATTGAACATCGGCAAAGGTCTCGGTGTGTTTGGCATGAAGGAGCGTGCCCAGTTGCTTGGTGGTACCGTTGATATTCGCTCCGCACCCGAGGAAGGAACGACGGTGATCGTCCGAATTCCGGTGCCGAAGGAGGGGGTAGAGGATGACCATTCGCGTCTTGATCGCTGA
- a CDS encoding response regulator transcription factor, with translation MTIRVLIADDHAIVRSGLGMLINAQEDMEVVGYAADGKEACEKAWEVRPNVVLMDLSMPPGENGLTATARLKETAPDIQVLVLTMHDDEEYLFRVLQAGAAGYILKSAPDLDLITAIRSVNQGMAYLYPSATKSLIEEFLQMVKNGEEQAKYDILTDREKEVLVLIAKGFSNKEIAEQLTVSVKTVESHKAHIMEKLHLRTRPDLVRYAIKKGWLDFE, from the coding sequence ATGACCATTCGCGTCTTGATCGCTGATGATCATGCGATAGTACGCTCTGGGCTGGGGATGCTGATCAACGCCCAGGAGGACATGGAAGTCGTCGGCTATGCAGCTGACGGAAAAGAGGCATGTGAAAAAGCATGGGAAGTCCGGCCCAACGTTGTCTTGATGGATTTGAGCATGCCGCCTGGGGAAAACGGCTTGACTGCAACTGCCAGACTGAAGGAAACGGCACCAGACATCCAGGTGCTCGTGCTTACGATGCATGATGACGAGGAATACTTGTTTCGGGTACTGCAAGCCGGTGCTGCCGGCTATATTTTAAAAAGCGCCCCTGACCTCGATTTGATCACGGCGATTCGTTCGGTCAATCAGGGCATGGCCTATTTGTATCCATCTGCGACGAAATCTCTGATCGAGGAATTTCTGCAAATGGTCAAGAACGGTGAGGAGCAGGCCAAGTACGACATCCTGACTGATCGGGAAAAAGAAGTGCTGGTCTTGATCGCAAAGGGCTTCAGCAATAAGGAAATTGCCGAGCAGCTCACTGTTTCCGTCAAGACGGTAGAATCGCATAAAGCGCATATTATGGAAAAGCTCCATCTGCGTACGCGGCCTGATTTGGTGCGGTATGCGATTAAGAAGGGCTGGCTGGATTTTGAGTAG